One genomic segment of Ignavibacteriota bacterium includes these proteins:
- a CDS encoding LD-carboxypeptidase, producing the protein MQFFKSSLQIFLSAILFFGGCKSLETPNSENFFHQKLKANKLNFGDTIGLISPASYINDKQLNEAIYNLENLGFKIKYNPAVKDKYGYLAGSDSARAEDFNKMILEDEVKAIVAVRGGYGCARMLKFIDYEAIKKNPKIIIGYSDITSLLYAIYKKTGLVCFHGPVGTSTFNDYSLEHLKNIFLEPKENYKMKNSYSDENQIEIINNGICEGELVGGNLSIVVSMIGTEYDIDTKGKIIFLEEIGEEPYRIDRMLTQMKQSGKFKNCAGIALGVFKNCDVKKEDPEFENSLTLQQVFKDVLGDLKIPVIYGLSFGHIENKFTLPFGVKASLNTFDKSLTLLEKSVE; encoded by the coding sequence ATGCAATTTTTTAAAAGTTCACTGCAAATCTTTTTATCTGCAATTTTATTTTTCGGCGGATGTAAATCACTTGAAACACCAAATTCCGAAAACTTTTTTCATCAAAAGTTAAAAGCAAATAAATTAAATTTTGGTGATACAATTGGACTAATTTCTCCCGCAAGTTATATAAATGATAAGCAGTTGAACGAAGCAATTTATAATTTGGAAAATCTTGGATTTAAAATAAAATACAATCCAGCGGTAAAAGATAAATATGGATATTTAGCAGGAAGTGATTCTGCCCGCGCGGAAGATTTTAATAAAATGATTTTGGAAGATGAAGTTAAAGCAATTGTTGCCGTTCGCGGAGGTTACGGATGTGCGAGAATGTTGAAATTTATTGATTATGAAGCGATTAAAAAAAATCCCAAAATAATTATTGGATATAGCGATATTACTTCTCTGCTTTATGCAATTTATAAAAAAACCGGATTAGTTTGTTTTCACGGACCGGTTGGAACATCTACTTTTAATGATTATTCATTGGAACATTTAAAGAATATTTTTCTTGAGCCAAAAGAAAATTATAAAATGAAAAATTCTTATTCCGATGAAAATCAAATCGAAATTATAAATAATGGAATTTGCGAAGGAGAATTAGTTGGCGGAAATTTATCAATTGTAGTTTCAATGATTGGAACCGAATATGATATTGACACAAAAGGTAAAATTATTTTTTTGGAAGAAATTGGCGAAGAACCTTACAGAATTGATAGAATGTTGACTCAAATGAAACAAAGTGGAAAATTTAAAAATTGTGCGGGAATTGCTTTAGGTGTTTTTAAAAATTGTGATGTAAAAAAAGAAGATCCCGAATTTGAAAATTCGTTAACACTTCAACAAGTATTTAAAGATGTTTTAGGTGATTTGAAAATTCCCGTAATTTATGGTTTATCTTTTGGTCACATTGAGAATAAATTTACTTTACCTTTTGGAGTAAAAGCCAGTTTAAATACTTTCGATAAAAGTTTAACATTGTTAGAAAAATCAGTCGAGTAA
- a CDS encoding tetratricopeptide repeat protein — MKKRSSLNTLKIDNFGYNVDGVYKADLGNYQEALNYFNKAIEIDPKNFISYFNRASIKMNLGDIEGAKMDFHKSENLASDKVNYNLV; from the coding sequence ATGAAAAAGAGATCATCCTTAAACACCTTAAAAATTGATAATTTTGGCTATAATGTAGATGGAGTTTACAAAGCCGATTTAGGAAACTACCAAGAAGCCCTAAACTATTTTAACAAAGCTATTGAAATCGACCCAAAGAATTTTATATCCTATTTTAATCGCGCAAGCATTAAAATGAATTTGGGCGATATTGAAGGAGCAAAAATGGATTTTCATAAATCTGAAAATCTGGCTTCGGATAAAGTAAATTATAATTTGGTATAA
- a CDS encoding DUF4920 domain-containing protein: MKKIIVLITVFVLSTLTINADDAKKYGKEITLKDKTQISKIVENPESFIGKKVLVEGNVVEVCEKRGCWINLSSDKEFETIRVKVNDGEIVFPMEAKGKKALVEGEVYSIVVEGEGCGGDCADEKKEDKNHKCEHEKTTKKVYQIKGLGAEIK, translated from the coding sequence ATGAAGAAAATTATTGTATTGATTACGGTTTTTGTTCTATCAACTTTAACAATTAATGCAGATGATGCAAAAAAATATGGAAAAGAAATTACATTAAAAGATAAAACTCAAATTTCCAAAATTGTTGAAAATCCGGAAAGTTTTATTGGTAAAAAAGTTTTAGTTGAAGGAAATGTTGTTGAAGTTTGTGAGAAAAGAGGCTGCTGGATAAATTTGAGCAGCGATAAAGAATTTGAAACAATTCGTGTAAAAGTTAACGACGGCGAAATTGTTTTTCCGATGGAAGCAAAAGGAAAAAAAGCTTTGGTTGAAGGTGAAGTTTATTCAATAGTTGTTGAAGGTGAAGGTTGCGGCGGAGATTGTGCCGATGAGAAAAAAGAAGATAAAAATCACAAATGTGAGCATGAAAAAACCACAAAAAAAGTTTACCAAATCAAAGGTTTAGGCGCAGAAATAAAATAA
- the priA gene encoding primosomal protein N', with protein sequence MFAEVVFPLPFRNSFTYSIPEEFEENIQVGVRIVASFGKRTLTGFVIKIKSTSDVKEKIKPIKDVLDNQPIFSENSLKFYEWIADYYLCSLGEALKNSVPYGLEVESKKTIISDREFCEELFTKEKNQKSTKAILLKLLSEKESYKIGYLQKLVKKKNIYSLLKTLEKNGAVTIIDEIEGSKVKIKKVKFIKLQKSVDEVYEIIPVLEKKSEKQIVILLELLNNNENEIQQSELLKKTNSNQSSINSLEKKGIIKIFDKEIERVYSENYSEEKPNFELTENQKNIIEKVSVDIIQQKFKTYLLHGVTGSGKTQVYIELAKQTRKIGKNILILVPEISLTPQITSRFYNTFGNEITVMHSRMSLGERYDSWRGIIKGKYKIIIGARSAVFAPLENIGLIIVDEEHDQSYKQYDLIPKYNGRDAAIIRSMFVNVPVLLGSATPSIESMFNSKNGKYELLELPERVDNAKLPKIKLVDIILEKKKNRVVGVFSKTLLEAVDTRLKKKEQIIILQNRRGFATQAYCDDCGTIEMCDNCSVSMVYHINKNVMKCHYCGAVKQSPKACRFCGSINMKYFGTGTQRVEDEISYHFPNAKIERIDSDTIAQKGKLGIILNNFRKGEIDILVGTQIVSKGMDFSNVTLVGVISAETSLWLPDFRADERTFQLLTQVAGRSGRSKEEGEVIIQTQNYKNFVLQKVLENNYKSFYENEILLRQQNFYPPFSRIAIVEIKNEDEQKAKQAAYDFNKRLMKFSDKLIILPPNEAVIAKIKGIFRYQIMIKSLRKSDPNGKILRNALMNAFVDYNQRSRFRDVKLYFDIDPQSVI encoded by the coding sequence TTGTTTGCAGAAGTAGTTTTTCCTTTGCCATTCAGAAATTCATTCACTTATTCAATTCCCGAAGAATTTGAAGAAAATATTCAAGTTGGAGTAAGAATAGTTGCGTCTTTTGGTAAACGAACTTTAACCGGATTTGTTATTAAAATTAAAAGTACTTCCGATGTTAAAGAAAAAATAAAACCAATAAAAGATGTTTTAGATAATCAACCAATCTTCAGTGAAAATTCTTTAAAATTTTATGAATGGATTGCAGATTATTATTTATGCTCGCTTGGAGAAGCGCTAAAAAACTCAGTTCCGTATGGATTAGAAGTTGAATCGAAAAAAACAATTATTTCTGATAGGGAATTTTGTGAAGAATTGTTTACAAAAGAAAAAAATCAAAAAAGTACAAAAGCAATTTTGTTGAAATTACTTTCCGAAAAAGAATCTTATAAAATTGGATATCTTCAAAAATTAGTGAAGAAAAAAAATATTTATTCACTGCTCAAAACTTTGGAGAAAAACGGAGCAGTTACAATTATAGATGAAATTGAAGGATCTAAAGTAAAAATTAAAAAAGTGAAATTCATAAAACTCCAGAAAAGTGTTGATGAAGTTTATGAAATTATTCCAGTGTTAGAAAAAAAATCTGAAAAACAAATTGTAATTCTTCTCGAATTATTGAATAATAATGAAAATGAAATTCAGCAAAGTGAATTGCTAAAGAAAACAAATTCAAATCAATCGTCAATAAATTCACTTGAGAAAAAAGGAATTATTAAAATTTTCGATAAAGAAATTGAAAGAGTTTATTCGGAAAACTATTCCGAAGAAAAACCAAATTTTGAATTAACTGAAAATCAAAAAAATATTATAGAAAAAGTTTCTGTTGATATTATTCAGCAAAAATTTAAAACATATTTATTGCACGGAGTAACCGGTTCCGGCAAAACTCAAGTTTATATTGAGTTGGCAAAGCAAACTAGAAAAATTGGAAAAAATATTTTAATTCTTGTTCCCGAAATTTCTTTAACTCCGCAAATTACTTCTCGCTTTTATAATACTTTTGGAAATGAAATTACTGTAATGCACAGTCGAATGTCACTTGGAGAAAGATATGATTCGTGGCGCGGAATTATTAAAGGAAAATATAAAATTATAATTGGTGCGCGTTCTGCAGTTTTTGCTCCGTTAGAAAATATTGGATTGATAATTGTCGATGAAGAACATGATCAAAGTTATAAGCAGTATGATTTAATTCCAAAATATAACGGAAGAGATGCGGCAATTATAAGAAGCATGTTCGTAAATGTGCCGGTTTTATTGGGCTCGGCAACTCCATCGATTGAAAGTATGTTTAATTCAAAAAATGGAAAATATGAATTATTAGAATTGCCGGAAAGAGTTGATAATGCAAAACTTCCTAAAATTAAATTAGTTGATATTATTCTCGAAAAGAAAAAAAATAGAGTTGTTGGAGTTTTTTCCAAAACACTTTTGGAAGCTGTTGATACACGATTAAAGAAAAAAGAGCAAATAATTATTCTGCAAAATAGAAGAGGATTTGCAACTCAAGCTTATTGCGATGATTGCGGAACAATTGAAATGTGCGATAATTGTTCGGTCTCAATGGTTTATCACATAAATAAAAATGTTATGAAATGCCATTACTGCGGCGCAGTAAAACAATCTCCTAAAGCTTGTAGATTTTGCGGTTCAATTAATATGAAATATTTTGGAACCGGAACTCAAAGAGTTGAAGACGAAATTTCTTATCATTTTCCAAATGCAAAAATTGAGAGAATTGATTCAGATACAATTGCGCAAAAAGGAAAGTTGGGAATTATTTTAAACAATTTTAGAAAAGGTGAAATTGATATTTTAGTCGGAACGCAAATAGTTTCTAAAGGAATGGATTTTTCGAATGTAACTTTAGTCGGAGTAATTTCCGCTGAAACATCTTTATGGCTTCCGGATTTTAGAGCTGATGAAAGAACATTCCAACTACTTACACAAGTTGCCGGAAGATCTGGAAGAAGCAAAGAAGAAGGCGAAGTAATAATTCAAACTCAGAATTACAAAAATTTTGTTCTTCAAAAAGTTTTGGAAAACAATTACAAATCATTTTATGAAAATGAAATTTTGTTGCGACAACAAAATTTTTATCCGCCGTTTTCTAGAATTGCAATTGTTGAAATTAAAAATGAGGATGAACAAAAAGCTAAACAAGCCGCATATGATTTTAATAAACGACTAATGAAGTTTAGTGATAAATTAATTATACTTCCGCCGAATGAAGCAGTAATTGCAAAAATCAAAGGAATTTTTAGATATCAAATTATGATAAAAAGTTTGCGTAAATCAGATCCCAATGGAAAAATTTTGCGAAATGCTTTGATGAATGCTTTTGTTGATTATAATCAAAGATCAAGATTTAGAGATGTAAAATTATATTTTGATATTGATCCACAAAGCGTGATATGA
- a CDS encoding YIP1 family protein — translation MDELNKQDDQIDEIIEDEELGITDKMIGVLSEPSNLFQKLSNLPYKTMDWLIPILLVIIIAVASNFILMNNPEVKADIVEKQMAQFEKNFQEAIDKGQMTQEQADQQLDAIQEQMEKGGSTQLIFSSIGITIITFLSFFIIAGVFLLLVKFGLKGEGDYKSSMLAYGLPHYIIVLQVIVMIIVAIAMGKMFMDTSVGSFMNVEKDTILGWVLHKLDIFSIWFYAVLSIAYAKMFKSESTTNYFIAIFGLWIGFSLLMYFVVQAVPFLKFFGL, via the coding sequence ATGGATGAACTTAACAAACAAGATGATCAAATTGACGAAATAATTGAAGATGAAGAACTTGGAATTACGGATAAAATGATTGGAGTTTTATCTGAGCCTTCAAATTTATTTCAAAAATTATCAAACTTACCATACAAAACTATGGATTGGTTAATTCCAATTCTTTTGGTGATAATTATAGCGGTGGCTTCAAATTTTATTTTGATGAATAATCCGGAAGTGAAAGCTGATATTGTTGAAAAACAAATGGCACAATTTGAAAAGAATTTTCAAGAAGCAATTGATAAGGGACAAATGACGCAAGAGCAAGCTGATCAACAGCTTGATGCAATTCAAGAACAAATGGAAAAAGGCGGAAGTACACAATTAATATTTTCATCAATTGGAATAACAATAATTACATTTCTTTCATTTTTTATTATTGCGGGTGTATTTTTATTATTAGTTAAATTTGGTTTAAAAGGTGAAGGTGATTATAAATCTTCAATGCTGGCTTATGGTTTGCCTCATTATATAATTGTTTTACAAGTTATTGTTATGATAATTGTTGCAATTGCAATGGGAAAAATGTTTATGGATACGAGTGTGGGAAGCTTTATGAATGTTGAAAAAGATACAATACTTGGCTGGGTTTTACACAAACTTGATATTTTCTCAATTTGGTTTTATGCTGTTTTAAGTATTGCATATGCTAAGATGTTTAAATCTGAATCCACCACAAATTATTTTATTGCAATTTTTGGATTGTGGATTGGCTTTAGTTTATTGATGTATTTCGTAGTTCAAGCTGTTCCATTCTTAAAATTCTTCGGATTATAA
- a CDS encoding saccharopine dehydrogenase NADP-binding domain-containing protein → MNMKVLVLGSGLVGRPMAIDLSKDKEFEVTIADINKNNLDRIPSEIAIEKKEIDISDKNKLKILLENSDIVLNAVPGFMGFETLKEIIKSGKNVVDIAFSPEDTSELDKLAKENNVTAIVDCGVAPGMSNLLAGYVNSILDETETILIYVGGLPVIRDYPFEYKAPFSPIDVIEEYTRPARYVENGKLVIRPALSDPEIIHFPEIGTLEAFNSDGLRSLAFTLKVPNMKEKTLRYLGHIEKMKIFREAGFFNYDEIEVKGMKIRPIDFTSKLLFPMWELKNNDLEFTLMKVIIEGKKENKNLRYTYDLLDRYDEKTNTHSMARTTGYTATTAIRMLAKGLFDKKGVCPPEFIGQNHKCVDFMLNGLKERGVIFKQQIEELK, encoded by the coding sequence ATTAATATGAAAGTGTTAGTATTAGGAAGTGGATTAGTCGGCAGACCAATGGCAATTGATCTTTCAAAAGATAAAGAATTTGAAGTGACGATTGCTGATATAAATAAAAACAATCTTGATAGAATTCCAAGTGAAATTGCAATTGAGAAAAAAGAAATTGACATATCTGATAAAAATAAACTTAAAATTCTTCTCGAAAATTCTGATATTGTTTTAAATGCTGTTCCCGGTTTTATGGGATTTGAAACTTTAAAAGAAATTATAAAATCCGGTAAAAATGTTGTGGATATTGCATTTTCACCGGAAGATACTTCTGAACTTGATAAATTAGCAAAAGAAAATAATGTAACTGCAATTGTTGATTGCGGTGTTGCTCCGGGAATGAGTAATTTATTGGCTGGTTATGTAAATTCAATTTTGGATGAAACAGAAACAATCCTAATTTATGTCGGCGGTTTGCCGGTAATTCGAGATTATCCTTTTGAATATAAAGCACCATTTTCTCCAATCGATGTTATTGAAGAATATACTCGCCCAGCAAGATATGTTGAAAATGGAAAACTTGTAATTCGTCCAGCACTTTCTGATCCGGAAATAATTCATTTTCCGGAGATCGGAACACTTGAAGCTTTTAACAGCGATGGATTAAGGTCTTTAGCATTCACTCTAAAAGTTCCGAATATGAAAGAGAAAACTTTAAGATATTTGGGACATATAGAAAAAATGAAAATATTTCGTGAAGCCGGATTTTTTAATTATGATGAAATTGAAGTTAAAGGGATGAAAATTCGACCGATTGATTTTACTTCAAAACTTTTATTTCCAATGTGGGAATTAAAAAATAATGATTTAGAATTTACATTAATGAAAGTAATAATTGAAGGAAAAAAGGAAAATAAAAATCTAAGATATACTTATGATTTGCTTGATAGATACGATGAAAAAACAAATACTCATTCAATGGCAAGGACAACAGGTTATACTGCAACCACTGCAATTAGAATGCTTGCAAAAGGATTATTTGATAAAAAAGGTGTTTGTCCACCCGAATTTATTGGTCAAAACCATAAGTGTGTAGATTTTATGTTAAACGGATTAAAAGAAAGAGGCGTAATTTTTAAACAACAAATTGAAGAATTAAAATAA
- a CDS encoding alpha/beta hydrolase has protein sequence MLENLNSYIINSDEIIGDIEYLHEFYSVHLKNERDILIWLPPSYHSSIKKYPVLYMQDGQNLFDPKTSYIGYDWKVDEILTKLISQKIIEEIIVVGIYNHKDRLEEYNYFTEKGKKYASFLIKELKSFIDENYRTIPLASKTAIMGSSLGGLISFQLFWNFPKIFGNAACLSNSFWIDNGEVFNMVKNITPNINEKTKLYIDCGSEEKELVGDFIRMSELLMQNNFNDLANFKMLLDEGSKHTESDWAKRLHIPLQFLFGKTTINLP, from the coding sequence ATGTTGGAAAACCTCAATTCATATATAATAAATTCTGATGAAATCATTGGCGATATTGAATATCTTCATGAATTTTACAGCGTTCATTTAAAAAATGAACGCGATATTTTAATCTGGCTACCTCCATCATATCATTCAAGTATAAAAAAATATCCCGTTTTGTATATGCAAGACGGACAAAATTTATTTGATCCAAAAACTTCTTACATTGGTTACGATTGGAAAGTCGACGAGATTCTAACAAAATTAATTTCGCAAAAAATTATTGAAGAAATTATTGTTGTAGGAATTTATAATCACAAAGATAGATTGGAAGAATATAATTACTTTACCGAAAAAGGAAAAAAGTACGCAAGTTTTTTAATCAAAGAATTAAAATCATTTATTGATGAAAATTATCGTACAATTCCGCTTGCATCTAAAACTGCAATAATGGGCTCATCTTTAGGCGGATTAATTTCATTTCAACTTTTTTGGAATTTCCCAAAAATATTTGGCAACGCCGCATGTTTATCAAATTCATTTTGGATTGACAACGGAGAAGTTTTTAATATGGTGAAAAATATTACTCCAAATATTAATGAAAAAACAAAATTATATATTGATTGCGGAAGTGAAGAAAAGGAATTAGTCGGAGATTTTATAAGAATGTCTGAATTATTGATGCAAAATAATTTTAATGATTTAGCAAATTTTAAAATGCTTTTAGATGAAGGAAGTAAACACACTGAAAGTGATTGGGCGAAAAGACTACACATTCCGTTGCAATTTTTATTTGGGAAAACAACTATTAATTTACCTTGA
- a CDS encoding PepSY-associated TM helix domain-containing protein, which produces MKIRKVIRSLHRDIGYVAFGLIIIYSISGIAVNHVSDWNPNYSISKDTLVISSKIDSTISTEKLTKNLTEYFSIKDSIKSSFRSSPNSIDIFYQNKTLSANIKTKIAVLEKVESRTIIRETNFLHLNHPKKLWTWIADIFAVALIFLAVTGLLMIKGKLGFSGRGKWFALLGIAIPILFLLLYF; this is translated from the coding sequence ATGAAAATTCGGAAAGTAATTAGAAGTTTACACAGAGATATTGGTTACGTTGCATTTGGGTTAATAATTATTTATTCAATTTCCGGAATAGCAGTTAATCATGTTAGTGATTGGAATCCGAATTACAGTATTTCAAAAGATACATTGGTAATTTCCTCAAAAATTGATTCGACGATTTCGACTGAAAAACTTACAAAAAATTTAACCGAATATTTTTCGATAAAAGACAGCATAAAAAGTTCATTTCGCTCAAGCCCAAATTCAATTGATATTTTTTATCAGAATAAAACTCTTTCCGCAAATATCAAAACAAAAATTGCAGTTTTAGAAAAAGTGGAAAGCCGAACAATAATTCGCGAGACAAACTTTCTTCATTTGAATCATCCAAAAAAATTATGGACTTGGATCGCAGATATTTTTGCGGTTGCGTTAATTTTTCTTGCGGTAACCGGTTTGTTGATGATTAAAGGGAAATTGGGCTTTTCCGGAAGAGGAAAATGGTTTGCACTTTTAGGAATTGCAATTCCAATTTTATTTTTACTTTTGTACTTTTAG
- a CDS encoding insulinase family protein produces the protein MKKQNLIVVFLLLFTAIISAQKVEDIDIKYEKFVLDNGLTLIVHEDHKAPIVAVNVWYHVGSKNEKDGKTGFAHLFEHLMFNGSENFDDDYFQALERVGATDLNGTTNEDRTNYFQNVPTSAVDLALWMESDRMGHLLGAITQAKLDEQRGVVQNEKRQGENQPYAIAFEMIQHNTFPKGHPYSWTVIGSMEDLDAASLEDVHEWFKTYYGAANAVLVVAGDISAADAKAKVEKYFGDIPSGPPIKKHEAWVAKMEGTKRQTAQDRVPQSRIYKTWNIPEWKNKELVYLDLVSDVLASGKVSRLFKRLVYDEQIATEVNASYSPGEIASQFNITATAKPGVELSLLEKAINEELAKFLAEGPTQKELERVKTQHIANFVRGIERIGGFGGKSDILAQSQVFGGSPDFYKEKLKLASSATVKDLQNSAVKWLSDGVNILEVHPFPQYAEAPIGADRSKLPETGTPPAAKFPEIQKATLSNGLHIMLAQSDAIPVVNFRMIVDAGYSSDQFALPGTASLALSMMQEGTKSKSSLQISEELAMLGANLNTFSNLDISTISLSSLKSNLDKSLNLFADVLLNPSFPENELDRLKKETFSRIQREKATPIQMALRVFPQYIYGKDHAYGLPFTGSGYEESVAKISKADLEKFHQTWIRPNNSTLVVVGDITMDEVRNKLEDLFENWEKAEVPKKNISQVGLKEKSTIYLMDRPGSQQSIILAGHAAPPKSDKDNIALEAMNTILGGSFTSRINMNLREDKHWSYGSQSILLGAKGQRPFLVFAMVQSDKTKESVVEVKKELSGILGVKPATEDELNKIKLNETLSLPGSWETGNSIAGSLSEMIQYGYPEDYFSTYADKMNALNLNDINKAAEKVINPEKIDWVVVGDKAQVEENLKQLGMEIKLIDTDGNVIEQELKKPEKTETSKINN, from the coding sequence ATGAAGAAACAAAATTTAATTGTTGTTTTCTTACTACTTTTTACGGCTATAATATCTGCCCAAAAAGTTGAAGATATTGATATCAAATATGAAAAATTTGTGCTGGATAATGGTCTCACACTTATTGTTCATGAAGATCATAAAGCTCCAATTGTTGCAGTAAATGTTTGGTATCATGTTGGATCAAAAAATGAAAAAGACGGAAAAACTGGTTTTGCACATTTGTTTGAACATTTGATGTTCAACGGAAGTGAAAATTTTGATGACGATTATTTTCAAGCTCTGGAAAGAGTCGGTGCAACAGATTTAAACGGAACAACAAATGAAGACCGCACAAATTATTTTCAAAATGTTCCAACTTCCGCAGTTGATTTAGCGCTTTGGATGGAATCCGACAGAATGGGACATTTACTTGGAGCCATTACTCAAGCCAAACTTGATGAACAGCGCGGAGTAGTTCAAAATGAAAAACGCCAAGGTGAAAATCAGCCTTACGCAATTGCTTTTGAAATGATCCAACATAATACATTTCCCAAAGGTCATCCATATTCTTGGACAGTAATCGGATCGATGGAAGATTTGGATGCCGCAAGTTTGGAAGATGTTCACGAGTGGTTCAAAACTTATTATGGTGCAGCTAATGCAGTTTTAGTTGTTGCCGGAGATATTTCAGCCGCAGATGCAAAAGCTAAAGTTGAAAAATATTTTGGTGATATTCCTTCCGGACCGCCAATTAAAAAACATGAAGCTTGGGTTGCAAAAATGGAAGGAACAAAAAGACAAACTGCTCAAGATAGAGTTCCGCAATCAAGAATTTATAAAACTTGGAATATTCCCGAATGGAAAAATAAAGAATTGGTTTATTTGGATTTGGTAAGCGATGTTCTTGCCTCCGGAAAAGTTTCAAGATTATTTAAAAGATTAGTTTATGATGAACAAATTGCAACTGAAGTAAACGCAAGTTATAGTCCGGGAGAAATTGCAAGTCAATTTAATATTACTGCAACTGCAAAACCCGGTGTTGAATTATCACTTTTAGAAAAAGCAATTAATGAAGAATTGGCAAAATTTTTAGCTGAAGGTCCAACTCAAAAAGAATTGGAAAGAGTTAAAACTCAGCACATTGCAAATTTTGTTAGAGGAATTGAAAGAATTGGCGGATTCGGTGGAAAGTCTGATATTCTTGCGCAGTCTCAAGTTTTTGGCGGCTCACCGGATTTTTACAAAGAAAAATTAAAATTGGCTTCATCGGCAACAGTTAAAGATTTACAAAATTCTGCTGTAAAATGGCTTTCTGACGGAGTAAATATTTTAGAAGTTCATCCTTTCCCGCAATATGCAGAAGCTCCAATTGGTGCCGATAGATCAAAATTGCCGGAAACCGGAACTCCGCCGGCTGCAAAATTTCCGGAAATTCAGAAAGCAACATTATCAAACGGATTACATATAATGCTAGCACAAAGTGATGCAATTCCGGTTGTAAATTTTAGAATGATTGTTGATGCCGGTTATTCTTCCGATCAATTTGCATTGCCGGGAACAGCTTCTCTCGCACTATCAATGATGCAGGAAGGAACAAAATCAAAATCTTCCTTGCAAATTAGTGAAGAGCTTGCAATGTTGGGAGCAAACTTAAATACATTTTCAAATTTGGATATTTCAACAATTTCGTTGTCATCACTAAAATCAAATTTGGATAAATCATTAAATCTTTTTGCAGATGTTTTATTAAATCCTTCCTTTCCGGAAAATGAATTAGATAGACTGAAAAAAGAAACATTCTCAAGAATTCAGAGAGAAAAAGCAACACCAATACAAATGGCATTGCGAGTTTTCCCGCAATATATTTATGGAAAAGATCATGCTTACGGTTTGCCGTTTACCGGTTCTGGATATGAAGAATCCGTTGCTAAAATATCCAAAGCTGATTTAGAAAAATTTCATCAAACTTGGATAAGACCAAATAATTCTACTTTGGTTGTTGTTGGTGATATAACAATGGATGAAGTTAGAAATAAATTAGAAGATCTTTTTGAAAATTGGGAAAAGGCTGAAGTTCCAAAAAAGAATATTTCTCAAGTTGGATTAAAAGAAAAATCAACTATTTATTTAATGGATAGACCGGGTTCACAACAATCAATTATTTTAGCGGGACATGCGGCTCCTCCAAAATCAGATAAAGATAATATCGCACTTGAAGCAATGAATACAATACTCGGCGGATCTTTCACTTCAAGAATTAATATGAATTTACGCGAAGATAAACATTGGTCATATGGATCACAAAGTATTTTGCTTGGTGCAAAAGGTCAGCGCCCATTTTTAGTTTTTGCAATGGTTCAGTCAGATAAAACCAAAGAATCTGTTGTTGAAGTTAAAAAAGAATTGAGTGGAATTCTTGGCGTAAAACCAGCAACCGAAGATGAACTTAATAAAATAAAACTTAACGAAACTTTAAGTTTGCCGGGAAGCTGGGAAACCGGAAATTCTATTGCCGGATCATTGAGTGAGATGATTCAATATGGATATCCGGAAGATTATTTTTCAACTTATGCCGATAAAATGAATGCTTTGAATTTGAATGACATTAACAAAGCAGCAGAAAAAGTTATAAATCCCGAAAAGATTGATTGGGTAGTTGTGGGTGATAAAGCTCAAGTTGAAGAAAATTTAAAGCAATTAGGTATGGAAATAAAACTTATTGATACTGATGGAAATGTTATTGAACAAGAATTGAAAAAACCAGAAAAAACAGAAACATCAAAAATTAATAATTAA